The Mesomycoplasma ovipneumoniae genome includes a region encoding these proteins:
- a CDS encoding MAG2960 family serine endopeptidase lipoprotein, producing the protein MKKLSKLIFSNLFFGSLSIILFSACNVNGDKFDSKEQISPKIHAKIENQQQTSLDDVDWKNINFEYDSKKYNLQKLTLNKNFEQNSLTVNVLLVDTKKQLSIPKEFVFTSFLKVKDKKSEPNLDKVQKQVKEEEPKKVEKSPSPHPNFSKTKIQKILKLPSSNKPEITRIIKPQEKPKSQIINNYDPKINNVPTNNSPINKVNSSQFESVNYNTKAYNPLFEATPKLKYTNKIYSESQNPEYFKDDHYFDQDFLLNHSVTQIIQNTPKYQTGVHNLYTFLYNGDNNQPINFLDPNDSNRNKRFWELAKNIGHYGDFGKNNDEKLMFYNRGISYNGMTEQVYLPKFSGTESSGALINSENLTEIVKKNPFGFLPSNLSQLFYYMKINEIGKIFKIANLKKVSANFDDKKGEISILLEDTHGKKQIWKSNPTNSNLKKDIDYEKFIYDRSFSLGIYGFKYYQDQFFGNRYGTEAFKEYGTAWVLDRITNNDANSDSYELLVGTNIHVWNMPQIFDKSMYFFDVDSKSEKSKKWNAGFVNQKYEFVSEEDAKKGNKPKPFFTAARSDHLISGNKYENTYPKIKEYPVFDAYDSYLSAPYYTPRYKVEGIMGHDVDVGYKYLDNYNEITRVGTTKNGGSDFVILRLKIKKTDLEHVLPELKKAIDSGTEKDWHIGLGRNEKFSPIKTQFYGGYPVATSDNENGDWEKGVNFKSNKSTGGIINTRSRVIKDSLFHGLWVPYNDAENKDWNAKHEKWKNYQKPFLSNLKHGMLKKVLNQHSNLYTKVNSENKLDALGPGSSGSMAIDSSFNLIGINYSYSTDPESNTFSNAISLMEGQSTYLDGFNGNIREDFKKKLQKDGLYTIKINPKP; encoded by the coding sequence ATGAAAAAGCTTAGTAAACTTATTTTTTCTAATCTGTTTTTTGGGTCATTATCAATAATTTTATTTTCAGCATGCAATGTAAACGGCGATAAATTTGACTCTAAAGAACAAATTAGTCCTAAAATTCATGCAAAAATTGAAAACCAACAGCAAACCAGTCTTGATGATGTCGATTGGAAAAACATTAACTTTGAATATGACAGCAAAAAATACAATTTGCAAAAATTGACTTTAAATAAAAATTTTGAACAAAATTCGTTAACAGTTAATGTTTTGCTTGTTGATACTAAAAAGCAACTTTCAATACCAAAAGAGTTTGTTTTTACTTCGTTTTTAAAAGTAAAAGACAAAAAATCAGAACCAAATTTAGATAAAGTTCAAAAACAAGTCAAAGAAGAAGAGCCAAAAAAAGTTGAAAAAAGCCCTAGTCCTCATCCTAATTTTTCTAAAACTAAAATACAGAAAATTTTAAAACTGCCTAGCTCTAATAAACCTGAAATTACGAGAATTATTAAGCCTCAAGAAAAACCAAAATCACAAATTATTAATAATTATGACCCAAAAATCAATAATGTTCCAACCAATAATTCCCCTATTAATAAAGTAAATTCGAGTCAATTTGAAAGTGTAAATTACAATACAAAAGCTTATAATCCACTTTTTGAAGCAACTCCAAAGTTAAAATATACAAATAAAATTTACAGCGAATCACAAAATCCTGAATATTTTAAAGATGATCATTATTTTGACCAAGATTTTTTACTAAATCATTCAGTAACGCAAATTATTCAAAATACACCAAAATATCAAACTGGAGTGCATAATTTATACACTTTTTTGTACAATGGCGATAATAATCAGCCAATTAATTTTCTTGATCCAAATGATTCAAATAGAAATAAAAGATTCTGAGAATTAGCAAAAAATATCGGTCATTACGGCGATTTTGGCAAAAACAACGATGAAAAATTAATGTTTTATAATCGTGGTATTTCCTATAATGGAATGACTGAACAAGTATATCTTCCAAAGTTTTCTGGAACTGAATCTTCTGGGGCGCTAATTAATTCTGAAAATCTGACAGAAATTGTTAAGAAAAATCCTTTTGGTTTTTTGCCGTCTAATTTAAGTCAATTATTTTATTACATGAAAATCAATGAAATTGGCAAAATTTTTAAAATTGCTAATTTAAAAAAAGTTAGTGCTAATTTTGATGACAAAAAAGGTGAAATTAGTATTTTGCTTGAAGACACTCACGGAAAAAAACAAATTTGAAAATCAAATCCAACTAATTCTAATTTAAAAAAAGATATTGACTATGAAAAGTTCATTTATGATCGTTCATTTAGTCTTGGAATTTATGGATTTAAATATTATCAAGATCAATTTTTTGGAAATAGATACGGCACTGAAGCTTTTAAAGAATATGGTACCGCCTGAGTTTTAGATAGAATAACAAACAATGACGCTAATTCTGATAGTTATGAACTTTTAGTTGGAACAAACATTCATGTTTGGAATATGCCACAAATTTTTGACAAAAGCATGTATTTTTTTGATGTTGACAGCAAAAGTGAAAAATCAAAAAAATGAAATGCTGGCTTTGTTAACCAAAAATATGAATTTGTTTCTGAGGAAGATGCAAAAAAAGGCAATAAACCAAAGCCTTTTTTTACTGCGGCGCGTTCAGACCATTTAATTTCAGGCAATAAATACGAAAATACATACCCAAAAATTAAAGAATATCCTGTTTTTGATGCTTATGATAGCTATTTAAGCGCTCCATATTACACACCGCGCTACAAAGTTGAGGGAATAATGGGTCATGATGTCGATGTTGGCTATAAATATTTAGACAATTATAATGAAATCACCCGAGTTGGAACAACCAAAAACGGCGGTTCAGACTTTGTTATTTTAAGACTGAAAATTAAAAAAACTGATTTAGAACATGTTTTACCTGAATTAAAAAAAGCGATTGATTCTGGTACTGAAAAAGACTGACATATCGGTCTAGGTCGAAATGAAAAATTTAGTCCAATAAAAACACAATTTTATGGCGGATATCCGGTTGCTACTAGCGACAATGAAAATGGTGACTGGGAAAAGGGTGTAAATTTTAAATCTAATAAATCAACAGGCGGAATAATCAACACCCGATCACGTGTAATTAAAGATAGTCTTTTTCATGGTCTTTGAGTTCCTTATAATGATGCTGAAAATAAAGACTGAAATGCTAAACATGAAAAGTGAAAAAACTATCAAAAGCCGTTTCTTTCCAATTTAAAACACGGAATGCTAAAAAAGGTTTTAAATCAGCATTCAAATTTATATACAAAAGTAAATTCTGAAAATAAATTAGACGCTCTTGGTCCTGGATCTTCAGGATCGATGGCTATTGATTCAAGTTTTAATTTAATTGGTATAAATTATTCCTATTCGACTGACCCAGAAAGTAACACTTTTTCAAATGCAATTTCGTTAATGGAGGGTCAGTCTACTTATCTTGATGGATTTAACGGTAATATTCGCGAAGATTTTAAGAAAAAATTACAAAAAGATGGCTTATATACAATTAAGATTAATCCAAAACCCTAA
- the msrB gene encoding peptide-methionine (R)-S-oxide reductase MsrB, whose amino-acid sequence MEKNKKKLDHLNELQYKVTQENFTEPPFDNLYNDNYEEGVYVDIIDGTPLFLSSTKYNSGSGWPSFWKPLNEDSVVEVLDFSHSMTRVEVRSKNADSHLGHVFNDGPKEQGGRRYCINSAALKFIPKNELKSNNLEHLLKYFD is encoded by the coding sequence ATGGAAAAAAACAAGAAAAAACTTGATCATTTAAACGAATTACAATACAAAGTTACACAAGAAAATTTTACAGAACCACCTTTTGATAATCTTTATAACGATAATTACGAAGAAGGTGTTTATGTTGATATTATCGACGGAACTCCACTTTTTTTGTCTTCAACTAAATATAATTCAGGATCTGGTTGACCATCCTTTTGAAAACCTTTAAACGAGGACTCAGTTGTTGAAGTTCTTGATTTTAGCCACTCAATGACTAGAGTTGAAGTTCGCTCAAAGAATGCAGATTCCCATTTAGGTCATGTTTTTAATGATGGACCTAAAGAACAAGGAGGAAGACGTTATTGTATTAATTCAGCTGCCCTTAAATTTATTCCTAAAAATGAATTAAAAAGCAATAATTTAGAGCATCTTTTAAAATACTTTGACTAA
- a CDS encoding LppA-related lipoprotein, producing MKLLRKSKLNFLFFSVIFLFLSSCSVESNLPDKISKDINDPQEIAPPPKQEQPSRPSNPGQNPSTPSQNPSTPGQNPSNPGINTETQIDKDKTQEEKKNPAISQKPDLPPTVIQNPDVIKEKPGIIKITDDKKGLEQPKIPSFTPQKPSDEEEIVPEPFDPKKEEKETDVQLAQLKGYLSTLPSSFRITKSMQDLYPLTIIGKGNSDEYKNFSYVNFIDPIQDLNDKYSVKLDFSNAVVASTSTSNQQKPINNVLLVLYLKDNDSIKSSKMVSLFYKQEEASKINLIPKELPQDFKNIFPSFLAFSLLNSNNDVISNPFFNQIGYVLNDRNFGVGLKDTFAEFSPEISDNEKEKYGFDVVSTQPDDENGKLRLNLQIWKIDKDTEIKTFLPNNKSLEFSGLAKNSDNIYKFELLKKDLEIAALKNDVKKTLLEKDLKSDFIKHSFLKHLLDHLYIRVDAEINNKWIKLSEVQHDKWLFFPQIQRGNLITKQLIDSLTLERNGKKITWILNLKTVLLNNNQILTPNGEFLHGKEKIHKISGVLEIN from the coding sequence ATGAAATTACTAAGAAAATCAAAATTAAACTTTTTATTTTTTTCAGTAATTTTTTTATTTTTATCAAGTTGTTCAGTTGAGTCAAATTTACCTGATAAAATAAGTAAAGATATTAATGATCCACAAGAAATTGCTCCACCACCTAAACAAGAGCAACCATCTCGACCATCAAATCCAGGTCAAAACCCTTCAACTCCAAGTCAAAATCCTTCAACTCCAGGTCAAAATCCATCAAATCCTGGAATTAATACAGAAACCCAAATTGATAAGGATAAAACTCAAGAAGAAAAAAAGAATCCGGCCATTAGTCAAAAACCTGATTTGCCACCCACTGTTATACAAAACCCTGATGTGATTAAAGAAAAACCGGGCATAATTAAAATAACAGATGATAAAAAAGGTTTAGAACAGCCCAAAATTCCATCTTTTACACCACAAAAACCAAGTGATGAAGAAGAAATTGTTCCCGAACCTTTTGACCCAAAAAAGGAAGAAAAAGAAACTGATGTCCAATTAGCTCAATTAAAAGGTTATCTTTCAACTTTGCCTAGTTCATTTCGCATTACAAAAAGCATGCAAGATTTATACCCCCTAACAATAATTGGTAAAGGTAACAGCGATGAATATAAAAATTTTTCTTATGTAAATTTTATTGACCCAATCCAAGATTTGAACGATAAGTATTCTGTTAAATTAGATTTTTCTAACGCTGTTGTTGCTTCCACAAGCACATCAAACCAACAAAAACCTATAAATAACGTGCTTTTAGTTTTGTATCTTAAAGATAATGACTCAATTAAATCGTCAAAAATGGTCAGTCTTTTTTATAAACAAGAAGAGGCATCGAAAATAAATTTAATTCCAAAGGAATTACCTCAAGATTTTAAAAACATTTTTCCATCATTTTTAGCTTTTTCCTTGCTAAACTCCAACAATGATGTCATTTCCAACCCATTTTTTAATCAAATTGGTTATGTTTTAAATGATCGAAATTTTGGGGTCGGACTTAAAGATACTTTTGCCGAATTTAGCCCTGAAATTAGCGATAATGAAAAGGAAAAATATGGATTTGATGTTGTTAGTACTCAACCTGATGATGAAAATGGTAAATTAAGACTTAATTTACAAATTTGAAAAATAGACAAAGATACTGAGATAAAAACGTTTTTACCAAATAATAAAAGTCTTGAATTTTCAGGTTTAGCTAAAAATTCAGACAATATTTACAAATTTGAATTATTAAAAAAAGATTTAGAAATTGCTGCTTTAAAAAATGATGTTAAAAAAACGTTATTAGAAAAAGATTTAAAATCCGACTTTATTAAACATTCATTTTTAAAGCATTTATTAGATCACTTATATATAAGAGTTGATGCTGAAATTAATAATAAGTGGATTAAATTATCTGAAGTTCAACATGATAAATGATTGTTTTTCCCGCAAATTCAACGTGGAAATTTAATTACCAAACAATTAATAG